The following proteins come from a genomic window of Phycisphaerales bacterium AB-hyl4:
- a CDS encoding SufS family cysteine desulfurase, whose protein sequence is MQQMTPQQSIALNHKRIRAEFPALHQQVHGKPLVYLDNAATTQKPEAVIDTIDRYYREDNANIHRGIHALAERATEAYEGARTRVAQFLNARTDREIIFTRGTTEAINLVAQSWGRANLAPGDEVLISHMEHHSNIVPWQIACQQTGATLKVIPIDDHGQLDMDKLDELLTEKTKLLGIVQMSNALGTINPVATITRKAKAVGAKVLVDAAQSVPHLGVDVQQLDCDFLAFSGHKIYGPTGIGALYGRLELLEEMPPYQSGGDMIKSVAFDGTVYNDPPYRFEAGTPNIAGGIALATAIDYVDQTVGLANIAMWEHELLTYATEQLSQVKGLKLIGTAERKASVLSFTLDFAHPLDAGTILDRQGIAVRTGHHCAQPVMDRYGIPATIRASLAVYNTKADIDALVVGLEKVREFV, encoded by the coding sequence ATGCAGCAAATGACCCCCCAACAATCCATCGCGCTCAATCACAAGCGCATCCGCGCCGAGTTCCCCGCCCTCCACCAGCAGGTGCATGGCAAGCCGCTGGTCTATCTCGACAACGCCGCGACCACCCAAAAGCCCGAAGCTGTCATCGACACGATCGACCGCTACTATCGCGAAGACAACGCCAACATCCATCGCGGCATCCACGCTCTCGCCGAGCGCGCGACCGAGGCGTACGAAGGCGCCCGCACGCGCGTCGCCCAGTTTCTCAACGCACGCACCGACCGCGAGATCATCTTCACCCGCGGCACGACCGAAGCGATCAACCTCGTCGCCCAAAGCTGGGGCCGAGCCAACCTCGCCCCCGGCGATGAAGTGCTCATCTCCCACATGGAGCACCACAGCAACATCGTCCCCTGGCAGATCGCCTGCCAGCAGACCGGCGCGACGCTCAAGGTCATCCCCATCGACGACCACGGCCAGCTGGACATGGACAAGCTCGACGAGCTGCTCACCGAAAAAACCAAGCTCCTGGGCATCGTCCAGATGTCCAACGCCCTGGGCACGATCAACCCCGTCGCGACCATCACCCGCAAAGCCAAAGCCGTCGGCGCGAAAGTCCTCGTCGACGCAGCGCAGTCCGTGCCACACCTCGGCGTCGACGTACAGCAGCTCGACTGCGACTTCCTCGCCTTCTCCGGCCACAAGATCTACGGCCCCACCGGCATCGGCGCGCTCTACGGCCGACTCGAACTGCTCGAAGAAATGCCCCCCTACCAAAGCGGCGGCGACATGATCAAATCCGTCGCCTTTGACGGCACGGTCTACAACGACCCGCCCTACCGCTTCGAAGCCGGCACGCCCAACATCGCCGGCGGCATCGCCCTCGCCACCGCCATCGACTATGTCGACCAGACCGTCGGCCTGGCGAACATCGCCATGTGGGAACACGAGCTGCTCACCTACGCCACCGAACAGCTCTCGCAGGTCAAGGGCTTGAAACTCATCGGCACCGCCGAGCGAAAGGCCTCCGTGCTCTCGTTCACGCTCGACTTCGCCCACCCGCTCGACGCGGGCACGATCCTCGACCGCCAGGGCATCGCCGTCCGCACCGGCCACCACTGCGCCCAACCGGTGATGGACCGCTACGGCATCCCCGCCACCATCCGCGCGTCGCTGGCGGTCTATAATACGAAGGCTGACATCGACGCCCTCGTCGTCGGCCTGGAAAAAGTCCGCGAGTTTGTATGA